The stretch of DNA TATTAATATGAAATATTTTATAATTAAATAATAATCTAAACAATACTAAAAATAGATAAGATTCATCTCAATATGAGATGAATGGAGGCGAACCCTTTGGAATTAAGACAAATTCAATACTTTATGGAAGTGGCAAAACGTGAACATGTGACCGAAGCTGCAATGGCACTGCATGTAGCACAATCAGCGGTAAGCCGCCAAGTCTTTAATCTGGAAAAAGAACTCGGTGTCAGTTTATTTATTCGCGAGGGACGAAATGTGAAATTAACCATGATTGGACAAATGTTTTTAGAACATATGGAACAAGCCATGATGGTGATTGAATAGGCGCAGCGGGAAATTGAAGAATATTTAGACCCAATGAAAGGCACAATTCGAATAGGATTTCCGAGCAGCCTGGCGTCATACACACTTCCAACCACCATTTCTGCTTTTCGCGAACATTACCCTCAGGTGAAATTTCAACTCAAGCAAGGTTCCTATAATAAGTTGATTGAAGGGGTTATTAATGGTGATTTTGATATGGCCTTGATTGGCCCTGTTCCAAAACAGGAGATGAAAGTGTTGGGGACAACACTATTTACAGATAATATTGTGGCCCTATTGCCCACAACGCATCCATTAGCTAATCAATCATCAATAAAGTTAGGTCAACTGCGTGATGATTCCTTCGTCTTGTGGCCCAAAGGATTTATTTTAAGGGATATCATCGTAGATGCATGTGGACAACTTGGTTTCCAGCCGAAAGTGTCCTTCGAGGGGGAAGATATTGATTCGATAAAAGGATTGGTTTCAGCAGGCCTTGGAATCACCTTAATTCCTGAAATTACTTTGGTGGACGGGTTTCCTCGGTCAACCGTTAAAATACCGATTATTGAGCCTGCAGTTACCCGTACGGTCGGAGTTATTATCTCGAGGGAACGCAAGATGCTCCCTACGGTACGACTTGTTAAAAGATTTCTATTTCAGATTGGATCGATACCAGATGTAAAAAGCCCAACTATTTTCAGTTGGGCTTTATACTATGCTTTTTGTTCGAAAAGTTTCACAATTTCAATGACGGTGTTTGTTGCTTTGATCATATTATCGACAGATATAAACTCATACTTCCCATGGAAGTTTTCCCCGCCAGTAAAAATATTTGGGGTTGGAAGTCCCATATAAGAAAGCTGTGAGCCATCTGTACCGCCGCGGATTGGTTTGATCAGGGGTTTAATGCCTAGACTTTCCATTGCCTGTTGAGCAATGTCTACAATCTCCATCACCGGTTTGATTTTTTCACCCATATTGTAATATTGGTCCTTCAATTCTAAAAGGACGGTACCCTTCCCGTATCGCTCATTTAGCAGATCAACAATAGAGGTAATTCTATTTTTTCGAGCTGCGAAGATTTCTTTGTCATGATCCCGGATAATGTAGTTGAGTTTTGTTTGCTCAACGTCACCATGGAAGGAAATCAGATGATAGAATCCTTCATATCCTTCTGTATGTTCAGGTGCCTCTAATGGCGGCAGTTGGCTATGTAATTCCATGGCAATTTTCATTGAATTCACCATTTTATCTTTGGCGGAACCTGGATGAATATTGGTTCCGTTGATCGTGATTTTAGCAGCTGCGGCATTAAAACTTTCATATTCTAACTCTCCGAGCGGGCCGCCATCCACGGTATAAGCATATTTAGCGTTAAAAGCGGCTACATCGAACTTATGTGGACCTCTGCCAATTTCCTCATCCGGTGTGAACGCAACGCGGACCTTACCATGTTTGATTTCTGGATGTTGAATCAGGTAGGACATTGCGGTCATAATTTCTGCGATTCCAGCTTTGTTATCGGCACCTAAAAGTGTCGTGCCATCTGTTGTGATCAGTGTGTGCCCTTTGTAGCTAGGAAGGCTTGGGAAATCCTTCGTTGACATCGTGACATTTGGGTTAAGAGTGATATCTTTCCCATCATAGTTTTCAATGATTTGTGGATTCACGTTTTTGCCCGTGAAATCAGTCGCTGTATCGACGTGTGCTAAGAAGCCAATGGTTGGCACATCTTTATCCGTATTGGACGGCAGGGTTGCCATCACATACCCATTTTCGTCGATGGTTACGTCTTGCATTCCAATTGACGTTAACTCTTCAACAAGCATATTGGCTAACGTGAGTTGACCTGGAGTAGAAGGACAACTTTCATTGCTCTCATCCGACTGCGTATCCACCTTTACATAGGAAGTAAACCTTTCAATCATCTCATTCTTCACTGTGCAGCACTCCCCTTTCAATAGTTACAAGATAATAATAGCATGTTAGGTGGGGTGTGCGGAAATTGGATGGTTGGTGTTGATGGAATGGGTATTTTGTTGGGGTGGATACTTGCGACTATGGCGACGAGAGGTATACTCTCGGATAGCAGAAAATACTCTCGGATAAGGGATGTTTACTCTCGGATGGCGGAAAATACTCTCGGATAGGAGATGTTTACTCTCGGATGGCGGAAAGTACTCTCGGATAAGGGATGTTTACTCTCGGATGGAGGAAAATACTCTCGGATAAGGGATGTTTACTCTCGGATGGCGGTAAATACTCTCGGATAAGAGATGTTTACTCTCGGATGGCGGAAAATACTCTCGGATAAGGGATGTTTACTCTCGGATGGCGGAAAATACTCTCGGATAAGGGATGTTTACTCTCGGATGGCGGAAAATACTCTCGGATAAGGGATGTTTACTCTCGGATGGCAGAAAATACTCTCGGATGGCAGAAAATACTCTCAAATGGATTATTTAAATGGGTCTTCATGGAAATTTATGTAGTAGATTCTGTTGCGAAATGTACCTTTGTATTTCAGTTGCATACTGCTTAAAATTCTTGTGGCAGTATGTATATCAACCCCCAAAAACTCCCGACACTCCCGATTAGTAATAGTCCTTTTCACCACCAAAAACCACTCCGCCAAACTCCCACGATGAGCCAAGTGGTCGTTCACTTTACAAATTGGACAGTGCCAGGTCCTTGGTAATTTATCCATCCTAATCTTACCGCATGTTCCACACCTTACCCCTGGTTGGATATGGTTTAACCCAATTTGATAAGATTCACAAATCGGCTTTGGAATGAAGGTTCGATGACTTTTAAGTAGATCACTAGAAAGCCTGTTAAAAGTGGAAGTATCCAGTTTCGTTCCTTGCTGTGAAAGGTCTTTAATAAACGGTGGAATCAAGTTTGGGAAAAGCAGCTTAGTATTGGCTGGGGGAATCTCCACATGTTGCTTCGGATAAGCTAACACAATGGCTCCATAAAGAGGTAAATCGATATTTCGCTGTGATAACCAGGCTGTCAAAAGCTCAATATTTCGTTCTAATTGAACCACTGGACTTTCATAATAATTTATTTGCCCATCATCCTTTTTTTGAACGAGTTGAGGGGGATTTTCTCTGAATTCTAAGCTGCCGCTCATATTTTTTGTTTCCAAAATAACACCAAAATGGGGTGTTTTAATAAGATGGTCCATTTGAAAGTTGGTATCTGAAGAAAGGGATAAATCGTGGAAAATGTTGTTTTTGAATGGAAATCGGTACTTTTGAAGGGCTTCAGTTACCCTCTGTTCGCCTCCAATCCCTGCTTCAATGGCAGACTGCTTTGCCTGTAAAACGGGAACAATAGGGTGATTGGCTGCTAGCCTGCTCTGTGCGTAAATCAAACCTTTTAACGTAAGTGAATCAGAACGTTCTTTCATTTTTCACCTCCAAATGTATCCTAGCACATCCCCACTCTTAAGTGTAGAAACTTCATAATTTTGTAAAAAATTAAGCCTGACCGCCTATTGACCAAGGGAGTCAACAGGGGTAAACTAATATTGACTGATGTGGTCAACAATATGAAATAAACAACATGAAATCAACAAAATAGAAAGAAGGCTGCTAGTATGTTTTCAAAATTTATGAGCCTGGATTCCGAAAAGCAGAATCGAATTATTAATGCTGCAATAAAAGAATTTGCCCAGAAAGGATATGATAGCGCCTCAACGAATGAAATCGTCAAGGAAGCGGGTATCTCTAAAGGGTTGCTATTTCACTATTTTCAAAGCAAGAAACAGCTGTTTTTCTTTCTGTTTGACTATTGCTACAACCTCGTTGCTGATGAATTTTATAAAAAGGTCGATTTAACAGAAAGAGACTTTTTTAAAAGAATCCGTCAATCTGTCCACATCAAAATGGACTTGCAGACAAAATATCCAGAAATCTTAACGTTTATCCAAGAGGCATTTATGCAGGATTCACCCGAAATAAAAGACGAGTTTGATAAAAAGAAACAGGAACTAAACGCTGTGAATATTAGAATTATTTATGATGGAATTGATCTTTCAAAATTTAGGGAAGACGTAGATGTTCAAAAAATATTAAAGGTCATCACATGGACCTTTGAAAAAATGAGTGATGAGGAGCTCCTCAAAGCGAAAATGGTCCCTGGTCACAAGATTGATTATGAAAAAGTCTTTCTAGAAGCGGAAGAGTATTTTGAGATATTCATTAAATGCTTTTATAAATAAGGGGGCTGTGACGATGAATGTGATTGAGATTAAGAATCTAACAAAGACTTACGGCAAAGCAAGAGGAATTAGTGACATCAGCTTTAACGTTGAGGAAGGCGAGATTTTTGGCTTTATCGGTCCAAATGGTGCTGGGAAATCGACCACCATTCGGACACTCCTTTCACTCATTTACCCTACCAGCGGCAGTGCAACTATATTTGGGAAAGATACCGTCCAATATGCTCCTGAAATCAAAAAGGAAATTGGCTATTTGCCGTCTGAAGTATTTTATTACGACAATATGAAGGTGAAAGACCTATTAAACTATTCAGCTAGTTTTTATAAAAAGGACTGCAGTAAGAGAATAAAAGAATTGGCTGAGATAATGGATTTAGATCTCAATAAAAAAATTGATGACCTTTCACTAGGAAATAAAAAGAAGGTCGGGATTGTTCAAGGCCTGCTTCATGAGCCAAAACTAATTATTCTTGATGAACCGACGAGTGGTTTAGACCCTCTTATGCAGCAGAAATTCTTTGAATTGCTTGAGGAAGAGAACCGAAAAGGCGCGACGATTTTATTTTCCTCTCATATTTTAACAGAGGTACAACGCCTATGTAATCGGGTCGCGATTATTAAAGAGGGCAAGATTGTTACGGTTGAAAAGATTAGTACATTAAAAGAAAATACGTATAAAAAGTTCAAAGTCGAAACAAAAGAAAGCCTTGATGCCAATTACTTCAACTCAATGGGAGTAAATAAATTAGAGGTAAAAGGAAACTTTACAAGCTTTCTTTTTAAAGGAAATATTAATGACGTCATGCGGAAAATTGCTGACATAGAAATCACGAATCTATGGATTGAAGAGCCAGACCTTGAGGAGATTTTTATGCACTATTACGAAAAGGAGGCCTAAAAGATGAATATACTGTTGCATGAATTGAGGGCATATCGGAAGTCCACCATTATTTGGACGGTATCGTTAATAGCCATAGTAGCACTGTTTATGTCATTTTACCCTTCTTTTACCAAGGATACAGAGGAGTTCAGTAAGCTGCTTGAGGGTTATCCCGCTGCACTAAGAGAAGCATTCGGGATTAATCTGGATAACTTCTTTTCAATCCTCGGATTCTATTGCTATGGTCTTTCGTTTGTTACTCTTTGCGGAGCGGTCCAGGCGATGAATCTTGGAACGAGCATTGTCAGCAAAGAGGTCAGGGAAAAAACAGCTGACTTCCTCCTGACAAAACCAGTTACACGTACGGAAGTATTGACGAATAAATTATTGGCTGCGCTGATTTCAATCCTATTAACGAATATTTTTTATTTAACGGCTGCAACTCTATTAGCATACCAAGTAGCAACAGAAGAATTTAATGTTCGTATCTTCATCCTCCTTTCATTAACTTTACTATTTGTCCAACTAATTTTTCTAGCATTAGGAATCATTATTTCTGTCATGGCTCAAAAGATAAAATCAGTGTTAACTTTGTCGTTGGCAACCGTTTTTGCCTTCTATTTCTTAGGGATGTTTAGTGCTGATGAAGCGAAACGGTATCTTTCACCGTTTAAATATTTTGACACGGCTTATATCATAGAACAATCCAGTTATGAGACTTCATTTTTGATTGCCGGAGCAATCGTCATTATTACAGCCATTGGAGCAAGCTACTATATCTATCCTAAAAAGGATATACACTCAGTTTAAACATGTCCAAGGAGGGGTGATGATAGAATGAATATATTTTTAAAAGAAATGAAGTCACATAGAAAATCGCTTATTTTTTGGAGTATTGGCGTTATTCTTATGGTTGCCTCGGGGATGGTTAAATATGAGAGTCTATCTTCTTCGGGTCAGTCAATGAATGAAATGCTCTCGGGAATGCCAAAATCAATGTTGGCTGTTTTAGGAATAGGTGAATTTGATATATCAACCGCAACCGGGTATTACGGTTTACTTTTTATCTATTTGTTATTAATGGCAACCATTCATGCAGCGATGCTGGGGGCAACGATTATTGCAAAAGAAGAGCGGGACAAAACCTCTGAGTTTTTATTCGTTAAGCCCGTATCAAGAAATCAAATTATTACCGCAAAATTGCTAGCTGCACTCTTAAATATTTTTATCCTAAATCTGGTTACCTTCGTCTCGTCCCTTGTTTTAGTCGGTAAATACAGCGATGGTGAGGTCGCAACGGGTGATATTGCAATTACGATGGCTGGTATGTTTATTTTGCAACTTCTATTTATGGTGATTGGCAGTTCCCTTGCTGCGGTTAAAAGAAAATCCAAAACAGCGGCTTCCTTAGCTGCTGGAGTTCTCTTAATTACGTATATTATTTCGGTTGCCGTTGACTTGAATGAAAATATAGTTTGGTTAAAATACCTCACCCCTTTTAAATATTTCGAAGCAAAAAATGTAATGTTTGGCGGCGGATTAGACATCGTCTATGTTCTATTGTCTATTACCATCATTGGAGTTCTAGGTGTTATAACCTATATCTCTTATCAAAAACGCGACTTGAATGTGTAAATAAGGTGGTAATAGTGTTAAAATAGTAAAGTTGAATTGGAAAAAGGAGGATACTACGATGCAACAAAATGAAAACACTACATTACCGCCAAAAACATGCTCGATCGATCGATTAATTACGATGGAATCGGATATTAAAATGGTGCTTGCTGGGGAAAAAACAGCTACCCGCAGGAATGGCAGATATGCTGATCCAGGTGAAATCATGACTCTCGAAGGGAAGCAATTTGTAATCGAGCGCGTGTATTCGCAAAGTTTAGGTGAATTAACGGATGAGGATGCTCGCCGCGAGGGCTACCCTACGGTTGAAGAGTATAAGCAATCGATTCTTGCCTATCACCCAGGTATGCCTTGGCTTCCACAAATGCGCGTTTGGGTTCATGAGTTTAGCCCAGTACAAGAATAAAGTAAGGTATGAGTTCTTTTCCTAGGACTCATACTTTTTTTTGCTATAATAGCTTTAACATAATTATGAAAAGATTTCCTGAGGTGAGATTTCATGGGATTTTTAACAAAATACATTAGGAAATATTGGAAGTATTTTAGCTTAGCAGTTTTATTTTTAACCTTCGAAGCCATCAGTGATTTGTTAATGCCAACGATTATGGCAAAAATCATCGATGTTGGTGTGGCAGGCAGAGATCTAGACTATGTTTTAAAAATGGGAGGATTAATGCTGCTGATTACCCTTTTTGGAGCGATTTCGGCTTCAACAAGAAGTGTCCTCGCCAGCATTGTCTCGCAAAACTTTGGAGCAGAGTTAAGGTCGGATTTATATCAAAAAATTCAAGCGCTATCATTCAAGAATATTGATCGTTTTGAGCGTGCATCGTTAATCACAAGGCTGACCAATGATGTAACACAGGTGCAAATTTTTGCGAATGGCTTAATGCGAATCTTTGTTAAATCGCCGCTGCTGGCAATCGGCGGATTGATCATGGCGACTCGGTTAAATCTCCATCTATCGGTCGTATTAATTGTCGTTGTTCCAATTGTGGCTCTTTTTATTATTCTAAATCTGCGACTAGGGTTCCCGATGTTCTCTAAAGTACAAAAGGCGCTTGACTCTGTCAATGGAGTGATGCGTGAGTATTTATCTGGAGTTCGCGTCGTCAAGGCATTCAACCGTTTTGATGTTGAAGTCAATAAATTTGATAAAACCAATGAACACTTCAAAAAACAATCCATTTCAGCAACAAGGTTAATGGCCGTGTTCAGCCCGGCGATTATGCTAACGGTTAATCTTGGAATTGTAGCTGTGCTTTGGATTGGCGGCTTTGGTGTGACAAATGGCGATGTCCAGGTGGGTCATATTATTGCCTTTATCAACTACATGACGCAAATACTTTTTTCATTGATGATGATTTCGATGGTATTTAATATGTTTGTCCGTGCAAAAACTTCTGCCGTGCGGATTAGTGAGGTTTTTGAACAGACTGACGATTTAACATGGGAGGATGAAACCCGCTCTATCCCAGTTGAAAAAGGAAGAATTGAATTTAACAATGTTTTCTTTTCGTATGAAGGAACAAGTGGTGAGCCTGTGCTGAAGAATATAAACTTAACCATTTTACCAGGAGAAACGGTCGGGATTATTGGCTCAACAGGCTCGGGTAAAAGTACACTGGTTGACTTGATTCCTCGCTTTTATGATGTAAGTGCCGGAAATATTAAAGTGGACGGAGAGGATATCCACCTCGTTGATCCTAAAAGATTGAGAGAAAAAATTGCTTTCGTTCCACAAAAAACAATCCTTTTTACCGGAACTGTCGAGGAAAACATAAAATGGGGAAAAGAAGATGCCTCAGTCGAAGAAATGGTAAGAGCAGCAGTGATTGCCGGTGCGCATGACTTTATTGCATCCTCACCTGAAGGGTATCAAACTAGAATTGGTCAGGGCGGAGTGAACTTTTCAGGCGGCCAAAAGCAAAGGATTTCGATCGCTAGGGCATTAATTAAGAATCCTCAAATTCTAATCTTAGATGATAGTACCAGTGCGGTTGACGTTACCACGGAGGAAAGAATTAAAGCGGGATTAAAAAAGTATGCAAAAGGACTAACCTGTCTCCTCATTGCACAAAGAATTACCTCCATTCTCGATGCCGACAAAATCGTTGTCATGGATCACGGTGAAATCGTCGGAATTGGAAAACATGAGGAATTGGTGCGAGACTGCAGGGTGTATCAGGAAATCTATCAATCACAGGTCGGTCAGGAGGTGGCGCTCTAAATGTCGAAAGCAGCAGACCAATCAACTAATAATCCCCCTCCTCTATCGATACCGGGAAGACCTGGCGGCTTTCCTGGAGGTCATCGCCGGGGGGCGCCGATTGTAAAACCGAAGAACTTTAAAGAGACCATGCGAAGGCTGTGGCATTATTTTGGCAATGAAAGAAAAATGCTGAGTCTTGTGTTTTTATTTATTATTTTCAGTTCGGCACTCTCGCTGCTCACCCCATTTTTAATTGGTAAAGGTGTTGATGCCATAAGCCTGGGTAAAACAGTGGATTTTAATTTTCTAGAAGTAATGGTGATTATTTTAATAACGTCTTTTGTTTTAGAGGCTGTGCTGTCATTTATGCAAGGCTGGTTAATGGCAGGCGTCTCACAGCGAATTGTTAAAAGACTGCGGGATGCGCTGTTTAAAAAGCTGCAAAAGCTGCCAGTCTCCTTTTTTGACAAGCGGACACATGGAGAATTAATGAGCAGGCTCACAAATGATATCGATAATGTCAGCAGTACGATTTCCCAATCTACGACACAATTGATGTCAGGAGTCATCGTTATAAGTGGCTCATTCATTATGATGTTAATTTTGAGTCCCATTTTAACAGTGGCAAGTTTGCTGACGGTGCCTCTAGTGTTTTTGTTAACCAAAACGATTGCAAAAAGGACAAGTGCCCTGTTTAAAGATCAGCAAATTCAGCTAGGGAAATTAAATGGTCAAATAGAAGAGACCATTTCGGGGATTGAAGTAGTAAAAGCGTTTAATCATGAAGAAAAGGTAATCTCTGAGTTTGAAGAAGTTAATCTGAAACTGCGTGAGGTTGGTCTTAAGGCGCAAATATGGTCTGGATTTCTGATGCCGATCATGAATGTGATCAACAATTTAGGTTTTGCGATAGTTGCTGTAACCGGGGGTTTTCTTGCTGTCAAGGGCATGATAACCGTAGGTGCGATTGCAAGTTTTATTACCTACTCAAGGCAGTTTGTCAGACCGCTTAACGACCTCGCGCAAATTTTTAATATGCTGCAGTCAGGTGTAGCGGGAGCGGAACGAGTATTTGAGATTCTCGATGAGCAAGAAGAGCCGGATGATAGGCCGAACGCGGTCAGGTTAGATAAACCGAAAGGGCATGTTGTTTTTGAAAATGTGAGTTTCGGTTATCGCGGTGATGTACCGATATTAAAAAATGTGAGTTTTGAGGCTGAAATTGGCAGCAGCACGGCGTTGGTAGGGCCAACTGGAGCCGGGAAAACAACAATCGTTAATTTATTGACAAGATTCTATGATGTAACAGAGGGCCGAATCTTATTAGATGGACGAGATATTAGGGACTATACCCGTGACAGCTTAAGAAGCAGTTTTGGCTTTGTGCTGCAGGATACCTACCTGTTTTCAGGAACCATAAAGGATAATATCAAGTACGCAAAGCCCTCAGCAAGTGAAGAAGAAGTTGTGCATGCTGCGAAAATGGCGAATGCGGATTCGTTTATTAATCGTCTGCCTAAAGGTTACGAAACAGTCCTATCAGAAAACGGAGGAAATTTAAGTCAAGGACAGCGCCAGTTAATTGCGATTGCCAGAGTGATTCTCGCAAAGCCATCGGTACTAATTTTAGATGAAGCCACTAGCAGTATTGATACCCGTACGGAACTGCATATCCAAGAGGCGCTGCTATCCTTAATGGAGGGAAGAACCAGTTTTATTATCGCTCATCGTTTGAATACGATCCGTGACGCAGATACGATTATGGTAATTGAAAATGGCAGGATTGTAGAAAGAGGAAATCACAGTCAACTTATGAACCAGCAAGGAAGTTATTACCATATGTTCTTCAATCAATTTAAAAATATCGAGGCTGGTGTTGATTAAATAAAGAGAATTCTTTAGGGAATAATGAAAGGAAAGGAGGCTGGTTATGAAAAAAGAAATTTCTAATCGGAAATTACTCTGGGTTTCTGGTACGGGTTGGATGTTTGATGCAATGGATGTAGGAATGCTTTCCTTCATTATTGCGGCTTTAAAAGTAGAATGGGATCTATCCGCACAGCAAATGGGCTGGATTGGAAGCATTCAATCCATCGGAATGGCTGTAGGAGCACTTATTTTTGGATTAATGGCCGACCGTATTGGACGGAAAAATGTTTTTATCATTACATTATTATTATTTTCGATTGGCAGCGGAATTTCCGCATTTGCCACATCCATTACCATCTTTCTTATATTAAGGTTTTTTATTGGGATGGGTCTTGGCGGTGAACTTCCAGTTGCATCGACACTTGTGTCTGAAAGTGTGCCAGCTGAAAAACGGGGCCGAATTGTTGTTTTACTGGAGAGTTTTTGGGCTGCTGGCTGGCTGATCGCTGCAGTTATTTCTTATTTTATTATTCCGAGGTTTGGCTGGTCGACTGCCTTGTTAATTAGCGCAACACCGGCATTGTACGCTCTATATTTACGGGTGGGTCTGCCAGATTCACCAAGATTTGAAGCCATAAAAGATAAAGAAAAGATATCAGCATTTCAAAGTATCGCCAATCTATGGACAAATGAGTATCGCCGCCGAACAACCATGCTTTGGATCGTTTGGTTCTGTGTTGTTTTTTCCTATTATGGAATGTTCCTATGGCTTCCAAGTGTGATGGTGTTGAAAGGTTTCAGTCTTATTAAAAGTTTTGGCTATGTTTTGATTATGACTCTGGCGCAATTGCCAGGTTATTTTACGGCAGCATGGGCGATTGAGAAATTCGGACGAAAGTTTGTCTTAGCTGTCTATTTAATTGGAACAGCCATTAGCGCCTTTCTTTTTGGGAATGCCGAGTCCACTGCACTATTAATCACTTCGGGAATATTATTATCCTTCTTTAATTTGGGAGCGTGGGGCGGATTATATGCCTATACACCAGAACAGTATCCTACGATTATTCGTGGAACGGGTTCAGGGTCGGCAGCTTCATTTGGCCGTTTAGGGGGAGTGCTTGGACCGCTATTAGTCGGTTATCTTGTTGCACAACAAACCCCAATTTCTACTATATTTACAATCTTTTGTATATCCGTTTTCGTGGCCGCGTTTGCTGTCATCTTTTTAGGAAAAGAAACAAAAAATGTAGTATTAGAATAATGTTTAGTTGAGAGAGAATTCCCATACGGAATCTCTCTCTTATTTTTTAACACAGTATCACTTTAAAGACTAGCAGTGTATGGACCCCTTTTTTCCTACGAATATAGTGGGAAATCACTATGTATTTGATTTTTCAGAATTATATTAAAATAACGCATATAAGTACTAGACGAATAGAAATTTATCTTGTACAATGTTTTCAGAATATTATCTTTTTTTAAACATCTCGGGGATATACAACGGGTTAAGGGGACTATTCAAAAATAGGGGGTATAGACAATGCGAAAGAAAAAACTTGCGGGTATTTTTATGTCGTTCATGATGGCGGCAGGTGTGTTGGCTGGCTGTGGTGGTGCATCCAGTACAAGCGGTGACAAAGACAGCGAAACAATTAAAATTGGAGCCAACCTTGAGCTTTCCGGCGGAGTAGCATCCTACGGTCAGTCCATTGAAGAAGGTCTGAAATTGGCTATTGAAGAAATCAACAAAGAAGGTATTGATGGCAAGAAGATTGAACTTGTAACCTTCGATAATAAATCAGATGCGGCTGAAGCAACAAATGGGGCCATTAAATTAATCAGCCAAGATAAAGTTTCAGCAATCATTGGTGCAGCAACAAGTACAAATACATTGGCACAGGTGGAAATTGCACAGAAAAATAAAACTCCACTGATTACACCAACAGGAACAAACTCAACGATTACTTTCAAGGAAGGGGTTTTAAATGATTTTGTATTCCGTACTTGTTTCATTGACCCATTCCAAGGAACTGTAGCCGCTAACTTTGCTTCAAAAGATCTTAAAGTGAAAAATGCAGCTA from Neobacillus sp. CF12 encodes:
- a CDS encoding ABC transporter ATP-binding protein; this encodes MSKAADQSTNNPPPLSIPGRPGGFPGGHRRGAPIVKPKNFKETMRRLWHYFGNERKMLSLVFLFIIFSSALSLLTPFLIGKGVDAISLGKTVDFNFLEVMVIILITSFVLEAVLSFMQGWLMAGVSQRIVKRLRDALFKKLQKLPVSFFDKRTHGELMSRLTNDIDNVSSTISQSTTQLMSGVIVISGSFIMMLILSPILTVASLLTVPLVFLLTKTIAKRTSALFKDQQIQLGKLNGQIEETISGIEVVKAFNHEEKVISEFEEVNLKLREVGLKAQIWSGFLMPIMNVINNLGFAIVAVTGGFLAVKGMITVGAIASFITYSRQFVRPLNDLAQIFNMLQSGVAGAERVFEILDEQEEPDDRPNAVRLDKPKGHVVFENVSFGYRGDVPILKNVSFEAEIGSSTALVGPTGAGKTTIVNLLTRFYDVTEGRILLDGRDIRDYTRDSLRSSFGFVLQDTYLFSGTIKDNIKYAKPSASEEEVVHAAKMANADSFINRLPKGYETVLSENGGNLSQGQRQLIAIARVILAKPSVLILDEATSSIDTRTELHIQEALLSLMEGRTSFIIAHRLNTIRDADTIMVIENGRIVERGNHSQLMNQQGSYYHMFFNQFKNIEAGVD
- a CDS encoding MFS transporter, translated to MVMKKEISNRKLLWVSGTGWMFDAMDVGMLSFIIAALKVEWDLSAQQMGWIGSIQSIGMAVGALIFGLMADRIGRKNVFIITLLLFSIGSGISAFATSITIFLILRFFIGMGLGGELPVASTLVSESVPAEKRGRIVVLLESFWAAGWLIAAVISYFIIPRFGWSTALLISATPALYALYLRVGLPDSPRFEAIKDKEKISAFQSIANLWTNEYRRRTTMLWIVWFCVVFSYYGMFLWLPSVMVLKGFSLIKSFGYVLIMTLAQLPGYFTAAWAIEKFGRKFVLAVYLIGTAISAFLFGNAESTALLITSGILLSFFNLGAWGGLYAYTPEQYPTIIRGTGSGSAASFGRLGGVLGPLLVGYLVAQQTPISTIFTIFCISVFVAAFAVIFLGKETKNVVLE